The following coding sequences lie in one Flagellimonas eckloniae genomic window:
- a CDS encoding type IX secretion system membrane protein PorP/SprF, producing the protein MRINKKIKTLVFAMVFAFSASIYAQQDAQYTQYMYNTVSVNPAYAGSRGHLSIAALYRNQWLGLDGAPETQTLNLHTPLGYRGVGLGVSIVNDKIGPTSETYFDVDISYTIQTSLDAKLSFGLKASAHMLDIRFSELDEFEIDPQLQAQGDIQNQFSPNIGAGVYYHTERFYAGLSVPRLLETTHFDESSISTATEQINWYAITGYVWDLNPFLKFKPTLLAKMVQGAPLQADISANFMLNEKFVGGIAYRWDAAFSGLIGFRISDEVFIGIAYDREITDLGATTFNDGSFEVIFRYDFIKNLGNLKSPRFF; encoded by the coding sequence ATGCGAATAAACAAAAAAATTAAAACCCTGGTTTTTGCAATGGTTTTTGCTTTTAGTGCATCAATTTATGCACAGCAGGATGCCCAGTACACCCAGTACATGTATAATACAGTCAGTGTTAATCCGGCATATGCGGGTTCTAGAGGTCATTTAAGTATTGCAGCTTTGTACCGCAACCAATGGTTGGGACTGGATGGCGCACCAGAGACACAAACCCTTAATCTTCATACTCCATTGGGATATAGAGGGGTTGGCTTGGGTGTATCCATAGTCAATGATAAAATTGGACCAACTTCTGAAACCTATTTTGATGTAGATATTTCATACACAATTCAAACTTCATTGGATGCCAAATTAAGTTTTGGACTAAAAGCCAGTGCACACATGCTGGATATCCGATTTTCAGAGTTGGATGAATTTGAGATTGATCCTCAGCTTCAAGCCCAAGGAGATATCCAAAATCAGTTTTCACCAAATATTGGAGCAGGAGTATACTATCATACAGAACGTTTTTATGCTGGACTTTCGGTGCCGCGTTTATTGGAAACTACCCATTTCGATGAATCTTCAATTTCGACTGCAACGGAACAGATTAATTGGTATGCCATCACCGGATATGTATGGGATTTAAACCCATTCTTAAAATTTAAGCCAACACTTTTGGCCAAAATGGTTCAAGGAGCACCTTTGCAGGCAGATATATCAGCAAATTTTATGCTTAATGAAAAGTTTGTGGGTGGTATTGCCTATAGATGGGATGCAGCATTTAGTGGTCTCATAGGTTTTAGAATTTCAGATGAAGTATTCATTGGAATCGCTTATGACCGTGAGATTACGGACTTAGGAGCCACAACCTTCAACGATGGGTCTTTTGAAGTGATATTTCGCTATGACT